ACCGTTGATCAGAAGATCTCTGCGTTTCGTATACCTTTCCACCATCTGTTTGACACAGTCCTGGGATCCTTCAATGGCGGCCAGGGCGGCCCGCTGGGCCACACTGGTGACCCCGGAGACCATATGTTCCATGAGCTTTTCCATCTCTGCGACAATGGCTTTATGGGCTGCCACATATCCCACCCGCCAGCCGGTCATGGCATAGGATTTGGACAGGGTGTAGATGGAAACCGTGAGATCCTGCATCCCGTCCAGGCTGCCGATGGATACATGGTTGTTGCCGTCAAACAGGATGTGCTCATAGGGTTCGTCGGAAATGACAATAATTCCATGTTTCTGGCAGATGGCGGCCACCTGCTCCAGGATATCCCTGTCAAAGATGGCGCCCGTGGGGTTGGACGGGGTGTTGAGGATAAACGCCTTGGTTTTGGGCGTGATGGCCTGTGCCACCTCTTTTGGGTCTATCTTGAACCGGTTTTCTTCTCTGGCGGCAATGCGCACCGGCACCCCGCCGAAGAGCCGGATCTGGGAGTAGTAATCATATCCCGGATCCACCACCAGTACCTCATCGCCTTGGTTCAGCAGATGGAGCATGATGTTGAAGATTCCCTGCATGGCGCCTACGGAGATAAAGATTTCCGAGTCCGGGTCTGCCTGGATCCGATTTTCCCGTGCCAGTTTCCTGGCGACTGCTTCTCTGAGGTCCGCAAATCCGCTGGCCGGCGGATACCGGGTGTATCCCTGGTCCAAGGCAATTTTGGCTGCCTCCCGGATATGTTCCGGGGTGTCGAAATCCGGCTGGCCGATGCCTAAGTTCACCACGCCGTCGATCTTGTCTGCCAGGGCGAACATGATGCGGATCCCGGACCATTCCACGCCCTGGTTTCTTGCTGCAAATGATTTTTTTATATCCATGATGGGTGTCCTGCTATGGTTCAGGGTTTGGTTAAAACCAGATCTTTGGCCCCTTGGAGAGAGGTTTTCATCTCCGGTGCGTGCCGTTCCATCAGTTCCATGACAATGGAGGCGATCTTCACTTTTTCCTTGATAAACCCGGCATGCCATTCTTCGGTCACCCAGGGCATGTAAATATCACCCTCCGAGGTGCCGGGCTCGAATTTAAAGTAGCACGGAGACGCCACTTTGGCAATTTCCGGACATTCATAGCCCCTAAAGTTGCCGCCGAATGAGTTCACGATAATGGTGTAGATATCCAGCGGAATGTCCACTGCCTTTCGGATGGAAGACAAAATGGGCAGGGATACATCGGAAATGGGGTTCAAGGAGTTGGCCCCCATGCTTTCAACGACCTTGGCGCCGGCGGCCGAGCAGTATCCGCCGAACACGGAAAACTTGAATATGGTCTCTTTGGGAATCAGGCCTTGGTCGCGCATTTTGTTCAGCAGAAACAATACCCCTTCGTCATACACCAGAAATCCCCGGAACCCGGCCTCGATGTTGCGCATGATATCCGCGATGTGAAATGAGATGTTGTCGGATCCTCTGAGGCGAAATCCCTGCATCTGGCCTTCGCTGGTTGTCATCTCCTTGGCACCCGTATCCCAGCCTTTGCGGTGTCCCACGGTCATGATCACTTCAATATGTGCGTCTTTGGCCATCTGGGCCATGTCTTTGAGTTCGGCAAAATCGCAGTACGTGGACCCGCCCACCGCGGCGATGGCCCGGTGGATGACAATATTTCTGCGATCCGCTTCCTTGATCATGGCGGCCATGGTGGTGGCCCGTTCCACGCCGGCGATTTCAATTCTGAAATTGGCGCCGTCCGGAAACGCTTTGCCCGAGGCTGCCAGGTCATATCCGTCCCGCCCCGGGATTCCCTGTTTTTCCATGAAGTCTCTGATCTGGTTCAATACATCGCTCATTGGTATGGTCCTTTTATATGAAAGTGTTAAGTTTTAAGTGTTAAGTGTTAAGCAAATGCCTGACGGTTGAATGCGTATGTTTTCATCATTTGTTGTTCCTGCCAGGACATGGGTGTTATTTTAAAAGTGTTTTGAGTTTGTCCAGTTCACCCTCTTTCATTTTGTAAGTATGTTCGGGTGCCGGAAAACTGCCATCCAGCACATCTTTGCGGTATGCGGAAAACGCCTGGATGGTTTTTTCCCCCAGGTTTTCGTATTTTTTGACAAATTTGGGGGTGAATGCCTGGAACACCCCGGCCACGTCCGCAGAGATCATGAGCTGACCGTCGGCCTCGATGCCGGCGCCGATACTGTATACGGGAATGGTCAATGTGTCTCTGATGATCCCGCATACCTCCGGGGGCACGGCTTCCACCAGCAGGGCAAATGCCCCGGCATCCTGAATGGATTTGGCATCGGCAATGAGTTCAGCGGCAGCTTCAGCGGTTCTGCCCTGGGCCTTGAATCCCCCCAGTTGTCCGGAACTTTGGGGGGTCAGCCCGATATGACCCATCACCAGCATGCCGCCGTCGGCAATGGCCTGGATCTGGGGACACACCCGTTTGCCGCCTTCCAGTTTGATGGCATCCACCCCGGCCTCCTTGTGAAACCGGCCGGCATTGCGCACCGCATCCGGCACACTGACCTGGTAGGACAAAAACGGCATGTCGCCGATGATAAATGTGTTTGCAGCGCCCCTGCGCACGGCTTCACTGTGGACAATACACTGGTCCATGGTTACGGGTACCGTGCCTTCATAGCCGTATACACACATGCCCAGAGAATCTCCCACCAGGATCATGTCCATGCCTGCGGCTTCGGCAAAGGTTGCGTTCCAGTAATCATAGGCCGTGATCCAGACGACTTTTTCTCCGGCCTGTTTTTTGTTCTGCAGGTCCCATCGGGTCAGTTTTTTCTTTTTCATGCTGCCTCCAAAAAAATATTCAGGATGTGTCACATATGATGTGACGATTGTTTTTATAGTGTGACATTTTAGTGATAGGAAAAATCCCCTGGTTTTGTCAAGGATTTTTTACATATTTTTTTTAAGGTGTGAGTTTTAAGAGGCAAGAACAGAAAAATAAAAGAAATGCAGGATGGGGAATCAGTCCTTGATCAACTGCCCATTTTATAGGACAGGTCTTCAGACACCTTGAGGATCTGGGGTTTTACTTCTTCCAGAGCCCGGTGGGTAAGGCGCATGGCCGGTCCTGAAATGCTGACGGCATAGGCTGGATAATGGTTGTGATCAAAGATGGGGGCCGCAATGCAGCGCAGCCCGATGGTCATCTCTTCATCATCTATGGCATAGCCGTTTTGGCGGATCCGGGACAGTTCTTTGAGAAACTCATCCTTGTCAGTGATGGTGTTGGGGGCCAGGGGCCGGCGGTCCACCGTGTTCAGATAGTGATCCAGTTCATGGTCCGGCAGAAAGGCTAAAATGGATTTTCCCAGCCCGGTGCAGTAGGCCGGGGCCTTGTCCCCTAAGGCCGAGTCCATCCGGAGTACCTCCAGGCTGTCGATCTTGTCGATGTGGATGATTTCCTGGTTCTTGAACAGCCCCAGGTTGATGGTTTCCTTGTACAGTATGGACAGCCGGTGCATATGGGGTTTGGCCATGCGCCGGATCTCGAACCGGTCCGCCACCTTCTGGGCCAGTGTCATTATTTTCAATGTGGGCTGATACTTGTTGCTGCTGTTTTTTTCCACATACCCCAGGTCCCTGAGGGTGGAGATGAACCGGTGGCTGCCGGCCCGGTTGGTGTCCATGAGCCGGGCCGCCTCACTCACGCTCAACTCTCCGTGGGCCGCCAGAAGCTCCAGCATCCGGACCCCTTTTTCCAGGGAGGCGATGTTGTAGTATTTTTTTTCAGTCATGTCGTTACGTTACACCATATCCAGTTCACTATCGCAATCTGTCACGCCCTGAAAGACGAGCGTTTCAATAAATGATACTTATTATGGTTAGTATGTACATCATGTCAAGGAGAAACCACTATATTCCTGCTTTTGCCAGAAAGGCGAGGGTGGTGCGTACATACAGTTCTGTTCCTTTGGACAGCATGGCTTCATCAATGTCGAATTTTGGATGGTGATGGGGAAAGACAATCCCTTTTGCCGTGTTTCTGATACCGATGAATGCAAATGCCGCCGGTACCCGGGTTGCGAAATCGGAAAAATCTTCTCCTGCCATGGTCCGGACAGTCCCTGTCACGCGGTTTGGGGCATCTGTCACCTCCCTGGCTGCAGCCCTGACAAGGGACACCATGGCATCATCATTTGACAGCAGGTGATTGCCCACTTTGAATGCCAGATGGTAATCTGCCCGGTGGGCATGACAGGTATGTTCAACAATCCGTGCAAACCGGTTCCTGATGTCTTGTTCACCTCCCTCATAAAGTACCCGCAAAGAGCCTTGCAGTGTCATTTCATCAGGGACAATGGTATTGCTGCCGGTGCCGGCATGGGCAGAAGTGAACATGACCACCACCGGGTCCAGGGCATTGATCTCCCTGGATTGAACTGCCTGGACCGCCTGGATAACAGCGGATGAAACAAAGATCGGGTCGATGGATTCATGGGCAAATCCGGCATGCCCGCCTTTTCCCTTTATGGTCAGGGAAAAGTAATGGCTGGCAGCCATCACCGGTCCCGGCCGGATGTCGATGGTACCGGTATCAATCTGGGACCACAGATGGCA
Above is a window of Desulfotignum balticum DSM 7044 DNA encoding:
- the panB gene encoding 3-methyl-2-oxobutanoate hydroxymethyltransferase encodes the protein MKKKKLTRWDLQNKKQAGEKVVWITAYDYWNATFAEAAGMDMILVGDSLGMCVYGYEGTVPVTMDQCIVHSEAVRRGAANTFIIGDMPFLSYQVSVPDAVRNAGRFHKEAGVDAIKLEGGKRVCPQIQAIADGGMLVMGHIGLTPQSSGQLGGFKAQGRTAEAAAELIADAKSIQDAGAFALLVEAVPPEVCGIIRDTLTIPVYSIGAGIEADGQLMISADVAGVFQAFTPKFVKKYENLGEKTIQAFSAYRKDVLDGSFPAPEHTYKMKEGELDKLKTLLK
- a CDS encoding pyridoxal phosphate-dependent aminotransferase, which produces MDIKKSFAARNQGVEWSGIRIMFALADKIDGVVNLGIGQPDFDTPEHIREAAKIALDQGYTRYPPASGFADLREAVARKLARENRIQADPDSEIFISVGAMQGIFNIMLHLLNQGDEVLVVDPGYDYYSQIRLFGGVPVRIAAREENRFKIDPKEVAQAITPKTKAFILNTPSNPTGAIFDRDILEQVAAICQKHGIIVISDEPYEHILFDGNNHVSIGSLDGMQDLTVSIYTLSKSYAMTGWRVGYVAAHKAIVAEMEKLMEHMVSGVTSVAQRAALAAIEGSQDCVKQMVERYTKRRDLLINGLNRIQGISCIKPESTFYAFPNISSFGMSSWEFARHMVENHKVAMVPGSIFGENGEGYVRISFATSSANLEEALKRIEKGVPK
- a CDS encoding M20 metallopeptidase family protein is translated as MEIKQHIENLTPEIIAMRRDFHQHPELGFQEFRTRDQVKHFLAKTGIPVKEMAKTGVVGLLKGDRPGRTILLRADIDALPVTEETGLAWQSAKKGVMHACGHDGHIAMLLGAAKVLSELKSRIRGQIKFVFQPNEEDAGAWLMVKEGVMENPCVDAAFGCHLWSQIDTGTIDIRPGPVMAASHYFSLTIKGKGGHAGFAHESIDPIFVSSAVIQAVQAVQSREINALDPVVVMFTSAHAGTGSNTIVPDEMTLQGSLRVLYEGGEQDIRNRFARIVEHTCHAHRADYHLAFKVGNHLLSNDDAMVSLVRAAAREVTDAPNRVTGTVRTMAGEDFSDFATRVPAAFAFIGIRNTAKGIVFPHHHPKFDIDEAMLSKGTELYVRTTLAFLAKAGI
- a CDS encoding IclR family transcriptional regulator produces the protein MTEKKYYNIASLEKGVRMLELLAAHGELSVSEAARLMDTNRAGSHRFISTLRDLGYVEKNSSNKYQPTLKIMTLAQKVADRFEIRRMAKPHMHRLSILYKETINLGLFKNQEIIHIDKIDSLEVLRMDSALGDKAPAYCTGLGKSILAFLPDHELDHYLNTVDRRPLAPNTITDKDEFLKELSRIRQNGYAIDDEEMTIGLRCIAAPIFDHNHYPAYAVSISGPAMRLTHRALEEVKPQILKVSEDLSYKMGS